One Vespula pensylvanica isolate Volc-1 chromosome 3, ASM1446617v1, whole genome shotgun sequence DNA window includes the following coding sequences:
- the LOC122627813 gene encoding muscarinic acetylcholine receptor M4 isoform X1, with the protein MINFDRRSQAHEIEYYCIKMLEYWMASNKSELNGSNVTIEQVLEDPGSVVLFIGYPPWLLYFAAGCCILFMLIGIPGNLITVAALFRTKKLKNATAIFIMNLSFSDLLFCCFNLPLATSTFWHGYWLHGALLCRLFPLLRYGLVAVSLFTVLSIAINRYVMIGHPRLYPKLYKSKYLIPMVLATWILGFGSLIVTWFGHWGRFGLDPAIGSCSILPDVHGRNPKEFLFVLAFLTPCVAIVVCYARIFYIVRKTASKSRRQDKVSTTIDIGDRNREQRSVTPRYQEEELSMLGSSCVAAGLCVSFPSRRTKEEQTSRIFSGQTFEESSLGNPPSSEEDSSRNEENDLQEVNSIVHEPSVQDKDRLAYKGIEDIPFADDRDADIGDTNIFLSTDPRKFKDFTEKPTLNAKKRLERMASRASFVVESTLWIQRITGSGTRLERSETFASSKSSNSDRRMKTKAKVFRRESKFKSLGRFRNMDSGPRMSRKDKKLLKMILVIFSSFLICYLPITITKLFKEADDWRGLNIAGYILIYLTTCVNPVVYVVMSSEYRSAYKNMLLCRNESVSSAKMKISHRIVRKHST; encoded by the exons ATGCTGGAATATTGGATGGCAAGCAACAAAAGTGAGCTGAACGGGAGCAATGTAACGATCGAACAGGTCCTAGAAGATCCAGGATCAGTGGTTCTTTTCATTGGTTATCCACCGTGGCTTTTGTACTTTGCCGCTGGCTGTTGTATTCTCTTTATGCTCATTGGCATTCCAGGGAATCTTATCACCGTGGCTGCTCTCTTTCGTACCAAGAAG TTGAAGAACGCCACTGCGATATTCATAatgaatttatcattttcgGATCTGCTGTTTTGTTGTTTCAATCTACCACTCGCCACATCGACTTTCTGGCATGGATATTGGTTGCATGGAGCACTGCTGTGTCGTCTATTCCCACTGCTGAGATACGGCCTCGTCGCTGTCAGTCTTTTTACCGTTCTATCGATCGCGATTAATCGTTACGTCATGATCGGACATCCCAGGCTCTATCCAAA ACTTTACAAATCGAAATACTTGATACCAATGGTTTTGGCAACATGGATCCTCGGTTTCGGTTCTTTGATCGTCACGTGGTTCGGTCACTGGGGTCGTTTTGGCTTAGATCCTGCAATAGGTTCGTGTTCGATTCTTCCGGATGTGCATGGTCGAAATCCGAAGGagtttcttttcgtattaGCATTCTTGACTCCGTGCGTTGCAATCGTAGTATGTTACGCGAGAATCTTTTACATCGTCCGTAAGACAGCATCGAAAAGTCGTAGACAAGATAAAGTTTCTACCACGATCGATATCGGCGACAGAAACCGCGAG CAACGATCGGTCACACCGAGATATCAGGAGGAAGAATTGTCCATGCTTGGTTCGAGTTGCGTCGCGGCCGGACTTTGCGTTTCATTTCCTTCTCgtcgaacgaaggaagaacAGACTTCGCGAATTTTTAGCGGACAGACTTTCGAGGAATCATCTCTGGGAAATCCACCCTCGTCCGAAGAGGACTCAtcgagaaatgaagaaaacgaTTTGCAAGAGGTGAATTCAATAGTTCACGAACCTTCTGTACAGGATAAGGACAGATTAGCGTATAAAGGCATCGAGGACATACCGTTCGCCGACGATCGCGACGCAGACATCGGCGATACGAACATATTTCTGAGCACTGATCCCAGAAAGTTCAAGGACTTTACTGAAAAGCCAACTTTGAATGCTAAGAAAAGACTCGAAAGAATGGCAAGCCGTGCTTCTTTCGTGGTCGAGTCAACTCTTTGGATTCAAAGAATCACAGGATCCGGGACGCGATTGGAACGTTCCGAAACGTTCGCTAGTTCAAAATCGAGTAACTCCGATCGTCGTATGAAAACAAAAGCTAAGGTATTTCGACGAGAGTCGAAATTCAAGAGCCTTGGTAGGTTTCGAAATATGGACAGTGGGCCAAGGATGtcaaggaaagataaaaaacttttaaagATGATACTTGTTatcttttcatcgtttctAATCTGTTATTTACCGATTACCATCACAAAACTTTTTAAAGAGGCCGACGATTGGAGGGGCCTCAATATCGCTggatatattcttatttatttgacAACGTGCGTCAATCCTGTCGTTTACGTTGTTATGAGTTCCGAATATAGAAgtgcatataaaaatatgttactCTGTAGGAACGAGTCTGTCTCTTCGGCAAAGATGAAAATTTCGCATAGGATTGTCAGAAAACATTCTACGTGA
- the LOC122627813 gene encoding muscarinic acetylcholine receptor M4 isoform X2, whose translation MYVEIEKSMLEYWMASNKSELNGSNVTIEQVLEDPGSVVLFIGYPPWLLYFAAGCCILFMLIGIPGNLITVAALFRTKKLKNATAIFIMNLSFSDLLFCCFNLPLATSTFWHGYWLHGALLCRLFPLLRYGLVAVSLFTVLSIAINRYVMIGHPRLYPKLYKSKYLIPMVLATWILGFGSLIVTWFGHWGRFGLDPAIGSCSILPDVHGRNPKEFLFVLAFLTPCVAIVVCYARIFYIVRKTASKSRRQDKVSTTIDIGDRNREQRSVTPRYQEEELSMLGSSCVAAGLCVSFPSRRTKEEQTSRIFSGQTFEESSLGNPPSSEEDSSRNEENDLQEVNSIVHEPSVQDKDRLAYKGIEDIPFADDRDADIGDTNIFLSTDPRKFKDFTEKPTLNAKKRLERMASRASFVVESTLWIQRITGSGTRLERSETFASSKSSNSDRRMKTKAKVFRRESKFKSLGRFRNMDSGPRMSRKDKKLLKMILVIFSSFLICYLPITITKLFKEADDWRGLNIAGYILIYLTTCVNPVVYVVMSSEYRSAYKNMLLCRNESVSSAKMKISHRIVRKHST comes from the exons ATGTATGTGGAGATCGAAAAAAGC ATGCTGGAATATTGGATGGCAAGCAACAAAAGTGAGCTGAACGGGAGCAATGTAACGATCGAACAGGTCCTAGAAGATCCAGGATCAGTGGTTCTTTTCATTGGTTATCCACCGTGGCTTTTGTACTTTGCCGCTGGCTGTTGTATTCTCTTTATGCTCATTGGCATTCCAGGGAATCTTATCACCGTGGCTGCTCTCTTTCGTACCAAGAAG TTGAAGAACGCCACTGCGATATTCATAatgaatttatcattttcgGATCTGCTGTTTTGTTGTTTCAATCTACCACTCGCCACATCGACTTTCTGGCATGGATATTGGTTGCATGGAGCACTGCTGTGTCGTCTATTCCCACTGCTGAGATACGGCCTCGTCGCTGTCAGTCTTTTTACCGTTCTATCGATCGCGATTAATCGTTACGTCATGATCGGACATCCCAGGCTCTATCCAAA ACTTTACAAATCGAAATACTTGATACCAATGGTTTTGGCAACATGGATCCTCGGTTTCGGTTCTTTGATCGTCACGTGGTTCGGTCACTGGGGTCGTTTTGGCTTAGATCCTGCAATAGGTTCGTGTTCGATTCTTCCGGATGTGCATGGTCGAAATCCGAAGGagtttcttttcgtattaGCATTCTTGACTCCGTGCGTTGCAATCGTAGTATGTTACGCGAGAATCTTTTACATCGTCCGTAAGACAGCATCGAAAAGTCGTAGACAAGATAAAGTTTCTACCACGATCGATATCGGCGACAGAAACCGCGAG CAACGATCGGTCACACCGAGATATCAGGAGGAAGAATTGTCCATGCTTGGTTCGAGTTGCGTCGCGGCCGGACTTTGCGTTTCATTTCCTTCTCgtcgaacgaaggaagaacAGACTTCGCGAATTTTTAGCGGACAGACTTTCGAGGAATCATCTCTGGGAAATCCACCCTCGTCCGAAGAGGACTCAtcgagaaatgaagaaaacgaTTTGCAAGAGGTGAATTCAATAGTTCACGAACCTTCTGTACAGGATAAGGACAGATTAGCGTATAAAGGCATCGAGGACATACCGTTCGCCGACGATCGCGACGCAGACATCGGCGATACGAACATATTTCTGAGCACTGATCCCAGAAAGTTCAAGGACTTTACTGAAAAGCCAACTTTGAATGCTAAGAAAAGACTCGAAAGAATGGCAAGCCGTGCTTCTTTCGTGGTCGAGTCAACTCTTTGGATTCAAAGAATCACAGGATCCGGGACGCGATTGGAACGTTCCGAAACGTTCGCTAGTTCAAAATCGAGTAACTCCGATCGTCGTATGAAAACAAAAGCTAAGGTATTTCGACGAGAGTCGAAATTCAAGAGCCTTGGTAGGTTTCGAAATATGGACAGTGGGCCAAGGATGtcaaggaaagataaaaaacttttaaagATGATACTTGTTatcttttcatcgtttctAATCTGTTATTTACCGATTACCATCACAAAACTTTTTAAAGAGGCCGACGATTGGAGGGGCCTCAATATCGCTggatatattcttatttatttgacAACGTGCGTCAATCCTGTCGTTTACGTTGTTATGAGTTCCGAATATAGAAgtgcatataaaaatatgttactCTGTAGGAACGAGTCTGTCTCTTCGGCAAAGATGAAAATTTCGCATAGGATTGTCAGAAAACATTCTACGTGA
- the LOC122627816 gene encoding sensory neuron membrane protein 1 isoform X1, whose translation MELIKKLGIGGGVLFFLGITFGWMGFPALLKSQIKSAIALKEGSEMREMWSKFPLPLDFKIYLFNVTNPKEIAEGGKPIVKEVGPFFYDEYKEKVNLVDREEDDSVEYSLKATWYFNPSKSNGLTGEEELVLPHLLILAMVVTTLREKPSAIGILNKAVDSIFKKPDSVFVKVKAREILFDGLPVDCSVKDFAGSAVCGILKSEGKDLMNDGDDHYRFAIFGAKNGTILPERLRVLRGIKNFKDVGRVLEWDNKPALTMWTADHCNEFNGTDSTIFPPLMTKEDDIVSFSPDICRSLGARYSHETKVKGVNTYHYTADFGDMSTNPLEKCFCPTPETCLSKNLFDLTKCVGAPLIASLPHFYLADEKYIQEVEGLHPEQELHDISMDFEPMTATPLSAHKRLQFNIQLQPIEKFKLMKKFPEVLFPLFWVEEGILLDDEFVKKVKVVFTAISVVGFVKWLMVLGGMGLGGTAAGMHYKRKQTENKLDITKVTPQSDSRKDSSNEKKWQTMNISTIQAAAVPPNLDRY comes from the exons ATGGAGCTTATAAAAAAACTTGGTATCGGCGGTGGTGTACTCTTTTTTTTAGGTATTACCTTTGGTTGGATGGGGTTTCCTGCTCTTCTCAAATCACAAATCAAATCG GCTATAGCCCTAAAAGAGGGCTCCGAAATGAGAGAAATGTGGTCCAAGTTTCCATTACCTCTCGATTTCAAGATCTATCTTTTCAATGTAACGAATCCAAAGGAAATTGCAGAAGGAGGAAAGCCTATCGTTAAGGAAGTAGGGCCATTTTTTTACGA tgaatataaagaaaaagttaatcttgtggatagagaagaagatgattCGGTCGAGTACAGTCTAAAAGCGACTTGGTACTTCAATCCGTCGAAGAGTAACGGTCTGACGGGCGAGGAGGAACTTGTGCTTCCGCATCTTTTAATTTTAGCAATGGTGGTGACCACTTTGAGAGAAAAACCATCCGCTATTGGAATTCTTA acaAAGCGGTGGATAGTATCTTCAAAAAACCCGATTCGGTATTTGTGAAGGTAAAAGCAAGAGAAATACTTTTCGATGGTTTACCCGTGGACTGTTCGGTGAAAGATTTCGCGGGTTCAGCTGTGTGTGGTATTTTGAAATCGGAAGGCAAAGATTTAATGAACGATGGGGATGACCATTATAGATTTGCAATATTTGGTGCT aaaaatggaACAATCTTGCCTGAAAGATTGCGCGTATTGCGtggtattaaaaattttaaagacgTTGGACGTGTATTAGAATGGGATAACAAACCAGCGTTGACCATGTGGACTGCAGATCATTGCAATGAATTCAATGGTACCGATTCTACCATTTTTCCACCACTTATGACAAAGGAAGACGACATTGTATCGTTTTCTCCGGATATATGTCGTAGTTTGGGAGCTCGTTACTCGCATGAAACTAAAGTCAAAG GTGTCAATACTTATCATTACACCGCGGATTTTGGAGATATGAGCACGAATCCTCTCGAGAAATGCTTTTGTCCTACACCAGAGACGTGCCTATCGAAGAATTTGTTCGACTTGACAAAGTGCGTGGGAGCACCCTTGATCGCTTCTTTACCGCATTTTTACTTAgccgatgaaaaatatattcaggAAGTGGAGGGACTACATCCAGAACag GAGCTACACGACATTAGTATGGATTTTGAACCAATGACGGCTACACCCTTGAGTGCTCATAAAAGACTCCAATTCAATATACAGCTGCAGCctattgaaaaattcaaattaatgaagaaatttcCTGAAGTTTTGTTTCCTTTGTTTTGGGTCGAAGAAGGTATTCTTCTCGATGATGAATTtgtgaaaaaagtaaaagttgtTTTTACAGCGATCTCTGTGGTGGG ATTCGTTAAATGGTTGATGGTTCTTGGTGGAATGGGTTTGGGTGGAACAGCGGCTGGTATGCATTACAAACGTAAACAAACAGAGAACAAACTAGATATAACTAAGGTAACGCCTCAAAGTGACAGCAGGAAGGATAGTAGTAACGAGAAAAAATGGCAAACGATGAATATTAGCACCATTCAGGCAGCAGCTGTTCCACCGAATTtggatcgatattaa
- the LOC122627816 gene encoding sensory neuron membrane protein 1 isoform X2, translated as MREMWSKFPLPLDFKIYLFNVTNPKEIAEGGKPIVKEVGPFFYDEYKEKVNLVDREEDDSVEYSLKATWYFNPSKSNGLTGEEELVLPHLLILAMVVTTLREKPSAIGILNKAVDSIFKKPDSVFVKVKAREILFDGLPVDCSVKDFAGSAVCGILKSEGKDLMNDGDDHYRFAIFGAKNGTILPERLRVLRGIKNFKDVGRVLEWDNKPALTMWTADHCNEFNGTDSTIFPPLMTKEDDIVSFSPDICRSLGARYSHETKVKGVNTYHYTADFGDMSTNPLEKCFCPTPETCLSKNLFDLTKCVGAPLIASLPHFYLADEKYIQEVEGLHPEQELHDISMDFEPMTATPLSAHKRLQFNIQLQPIEKFKLMKKFPEVLFPLFWVEEGILLDDEFVKKVKVVFTAISVVGFVKWLMVLGGMGLGGTAAGMHYKRKQTENKLDITKVTPQSDSRKDSSNEKKWQTMNISTIQAAAVPPNLDRY; from the exons ATGAGAGAAATGTGGTCCAAGTTTCCATTACCTCTCGATTTCAAGATCTATCTTTTCAATGTAACGAATCCAAAGGAAATTGCAGAAGGAGGAAAGCCTATCGTTAAGGAAGTAGGGCCATTTTTTTACGA tgaatataaagaaaaagttaatcttgtggatagagaagaagatgattCGGTCGAGTACAGTCTAAAAGCGACTTGGTACTTCAATCCGTCGAAGAGTAACGGTCTGACGGGCGAGGAGGAACTTGTGCTTCCGCATCTTTTAATTTTAGCAATGGTGGTGACCACTTTGAGAGAAAAACCATCCGCTATTGGAATTCTTA acaAAGCGGTGGATAGTATCTTCAAAAAACCCGATTCGGTATTTGTGAAGGTAAAAGCAAGAGAAATACTTTTCGATGGTTTACCCGTGGACTGTTCGGTGAAAGATTTCGCGGGTTCAGCTGTGTGTGGTATTTTGAAATCGGAAGGCAAAGATTTAATGAACGATGGGGATGACCATTATAGATTTGCAATATTTGGTGCT aaaaatggaACAATCTTGCCTGAAAGATTGCGCGTATTGCGtggtattaaaaattttaaagacgTTGGACGTGTATTAGAATGGGATAACAAACCAGCGTTGACCATGTGGACTGCAGATCATTGCAATGAATTCAATGGTACCGATTCTACCATTTTTCCACCACTTATGACAAAGGAAGACGACATTGTATCGTTTTCTCCGGATATATGTCGTAGTTTGGGAGCTCGTTACTCGCATGAAACTAAAGTCAAAG GTGTCAATACTTATCATTACACCGCGGATTTTGGAGATATGAGCACGAATCCTCTCGAGAAATGCTTTTGTCCTACACCAGAGACGTGCCTATCGAAGAATTTGTTCGACTTGACAAAGTGCGTGGGAGCACCCTTGATCGCTTCTTTACCGCATTTTTACTTAgccgatgaaaaatatattcaggAAGTGGAGGGACTACATCCAGAACag GAGCTACACGACATTAGTATGGATTTTGAACCAATGACGGCTACACCCTTGAGTGCTCATAAAAGACTCCAATTCAATATACAGCTGCAGCctattgaaaaattcaaattaatgaagaaatttcCTGAAGTTTTGTTTCCTTTGTTTTGGGTCGAAGAAGGTATTCTTCTCGATGATGAATTtgtgaaaaaagtaaaagttgtTTTTACAGCGATCTCTGTGGTGGG ATTCGTTAAATGGTTGATGGTTCTTGGTGGAATGGGTTTGGGTGGAACAGCGGCTGGTATGCATTACAAACGTAAACAAACAGAGAACAAACTAGATATAACTAAGGTAACGCCTCAAAGTGACAGCAGGAAGGATAGTAGTAACGAGAAAAAATGGCAAACGATGAATATTAGCACCATTCAGGCAGCAGCTGTTCCACCGAATTtggatcgatattaa
- the LOC122627813 gene encoding muscarinic acetylcholine receptor M4 isoform X4: MYVEIEKSLKNATAIFIMNLSFSDLLFCCFNLPLATSTFWHGYWLHGALLCRLFPLLRYGLVAVSLFTVLSIAINRYVMIGHPRLYPKLYKSKYLIPMVLATWILGFGSLIVTWFGHWGRFGLDPAIGSCSILPDVHGRNPKEFLFVLAFLTPCVAIVVCYARIFYIVRKTASKSRRQDKVSTTIDIGDRNREQRSVTPRYQEEELSMLGSSCVAAGLCVSFPSRRTKEEQTSRIFSGQTFEESSLGNPPSSEEDSSRNEENDLQEVNSIVHEPSVQDKDRLAYKGIEDIPFADDRDADIGDTNIFLSTDPRKFKDFTEKPTLNAKKRLERMASRASFVVESTLWIQRITGSGTRLERSETFASSKSSNSDRRMKTKAKVFRRESKFKSLGRFRNMDSGPRMSRKDKKLLKMILVIFSSFLICYLPITITKLFKEADDWRGLNIAGYILIYLTTCVNPVVYVVMSSEYRSAYKNMLLCRNESVSSAKMKISHRIVRKHST; the protein is encoded by the exons ATGTATGTGGAGATCGAAAAAAGC TTGAAGAACGCCACTGCGATATTCATAatgaatttatcattttcgGATCTGCTGTTTTGTTGTTTCAATCTACCACTCGCCACATCGACTTTCTGGCATGGATATTGGTTGCATGGAGCACTGCTGTGTCGTCTATTCCCACTGCTGAGATACGGCCTCGTCGCTGTCAGTCTTTTTACCGTTCTATCGATCGCGATTAATCGTTACGTCATGATCGGACATCCCAGGCTCTATCCAAA ACTTTACAAATCGAAATACTTGATACCAATGGTTTTGGCAACATGGATCCTCGGTTTCGGTTCTTTGATCGTCACGTGGTTCGGTCACTGGGGTCGTTTTGGCTTAGATCCTGCAATAGGTTCGTGTTCGATTCTTCCGGATGTGCATGGTCGAAATCCGAAGGagtttcttttcgtattaGCATTCTTGACTCCGTGCGTTGCAATCGTAGTATGTTACGCGAGAATCTTTTACATCGTCCGTAAGACAGCATCGAAAAGTCGTAGACAAGATAAAGTTTCTACCACGATCGATATCGGCGACAGAAACCGCGAG CAACGATCGGTCACACCGAGATATCAGGAGGAAGAATTGTCCATGCTTGGTTCGAGTTGCGTCGCGGCCGGACTTTGCGTTTCATTTCCTTCTCgtcgaacgaaggaagaacAGACTTCGCGAATTTTTAGCGGACAGACTTTCGAGGAATCATCTCTGGGAAATCCACCCTCGTCCGAAGAGGACTCAtcgagaaatgaagaaaacgaTTTGCAAGAGGTGAATTCAATAGTTCACGAACCTTCTGTACAGGATAAGGACAGATTAGCGTATAAAGGCATCGAGGACATACCGTTCGCCGACGATCGCGACGCAGACATCGGCGATACGAACATATTTCTGAGCACTGATCCCAGAAAGTTCAAGGACTTTACTGAAAAGCCAACTTTGAATGCTAAGAAAAGACTCGAAAGAATGGCAAGCCGTGCTTCTTTCGTGGTCGAGTCAACTCTTTGGATTCAAAGAATCACAGGATCCGGGACGCGATTGGAACGTTCCGAAACGTTCGCTAGTTCAAAATCGAGTAACTCCGATCGTCGTATGAAAACAAAAGCTAAGGTATTTCGACGAGAGTCGAAATTCAAGAGCCTTGGTAGGTTTCGAAATATGGACAGTGGGCCAAGGATGtcaaggaaagataaaaaacttttaaagATGATACTTGTTatcttttcatcgtttctAATCTGTTATTTACCGATTACCATCACAAAACTTTTTAAAGAGGCCGACGATTGGAGGGGCCTCAATATCGCTggatatattcttatttatttgacAACGTGCGTCAATCCTGTCGTTTACGTTGTTATGAGTTCCGAATATAGAAgtgcatataaaaatatgttactCTGTAGGAACGAGTCTGTCTCTTCGGCAAAGATGAAAATTTCGCATAGGATTGTCAGAAAACATTCTACGTGA
- the LOC122627813 gene encoding muscarinic acetylcholine receptor M4 isoform X3: protein MINFDRRSQAHEIEYYCIKLKNATAIFIMNLSFSDLLFCCFNLPLATSTFWHGYWLHGALLCRLFPLLRYGLVAVSLFTVLSIAINRYVMIGHPRLYPKLYKSKYLIPMVLATWILGFGSLIVTWFGHWGRFGLDPAIGSCSILPDVHGRNPKEFLFVLAFLTPCVAIVVCYARIFYIVRKTASKSRRQDKVSTTIDIGDRNREQRSVTPRYQEEELSMLGSSCVAAGLCVSFPSRRTKEEQTSRIFSGQTFEESSLGNPPSSEEDSSRNEENDLQEVNSIVHEPSVQDKDRLAYKGIEDIPFADDRDADIGDTNIFLSTDPRKFKDFTEKPTLNAKKRLERMASRASFVVESTLWIQRITGSGTRLERSETFASSKSSNSDRRMKTKAKVFRRESKFKSLGRFRNMDSGPRMSRKDKKLLKMILVIFSSFLICYLPITITKLFKEADDWRGLNIAGYILIYLTTCVNPVVYVVMSSEYRSAYKNMLLCRNESVSSAKMKISHRIVRKHST from the exons TTGAAGAACGCCACTGCGATATTCATAatgaatttatcattttcgGATCTGCTGTTTTGTTGTTTCAATCTACCACTCGCCACATCGACTTTCTGGCATGGATATTGGTTGCATGGAGCACTGCTGTGTCGTCTATTCCCACTGCTGAGATACGGCCTCGTCGCTGTCAGTCTTTTTACCGTTCTATCGATCGCGATTAATCGTTACGTCATGATCGGACATCCCAGGCTCTATCCAAA ACTTTACAAATCGAAATACTTGATACCAATGGTTTTGGCAACATGGATCCTCGGTTTCGGTTCTTTGATCGTCACGTGGTTCGGTCACTGGGGTCGTTTTGGCTTAGATCCTGCAATAGGTTCGTGTTCGATTCTTCCGGATGTGCATGGTCGAAATCCGAAGGagtttcttttcgtattaGCATTCTTGACTCCGTGCGTTGCAATCGTAGTATGTTACGCGAGAATCTTTTACATCGTCCGTAAGACAGCATCGAAAAGTCGTAGACAAGATAAAGTTTCTACCACGATCGATATCGGCGACAGAAACCGCGAG CAACGATCGGTCACACCGAGATATCAGGAGGAAGAATTGTCCATGCTTGGTTCGAGTTGCGTCGCGGCCGGACTTTGCGTTTCATTTCCTTCTCgtcgaacgaaggaagaacAGACTTCGCGAATTTTTAGCGGACAGACTTTCGAGGAATCATCTCTGGGAAATCCACCCTCGTCCGAAGAGGACTCAtcgagaaatgaagaaaacgaTTTGCAAGAGGTGAATTCAATAGTTCACGAACCTTCTGTACAGGATAAGGACAGATTAGCGTATAAAGGCATCGAGGACATACCGTTCGCCGACGATCGCGACGCAGACATCGGCGATACGAACATATTTCTGAGCACTGATCCCAGAAAGTTCAAGGACTTTACTGAAAAGCCAACTTTGAATGCTAAGAAAAGACTCGAAAGAATGGCAAGCCGTGCTTCTTTCGTGGTCGAGTCAACTCTTTGGATTCAAAGAATCACAGGATCCGGGACGCGATTGGAACGTTCCGAAACGTTCGCTAGTTCAAAATCGAGTAACTCCGATCGTCGTATGAAAACAAAAGCTAAGGTATTTCGACGAGAGTCGAAATTCAAGAGCCTTGGTAGGTTTCGAAATATGGACAGTGGGCCAAGGATGtcaaggaaagataaaaaacttttaaagATGATACTTGTTatcttttcatcgtttctAATCTGTTATTTACCGATTACCATCACAAAACTTTTTAAAGAGGCCGACGATTGGAGGGGCCTCAATATCGCTggatatattcttatttatttgacAACGTGCGTCAATCCTGTCGTTTACGTTGTTATGAGTTCCGAATATAGAAgtgcatataaaaatatgttactCTGTAGGAACGAGTCTGTCTCTTCGGCAAAGATGAAAATTTCGCATAGGATTGTCAGAAAACATTCTACGTGA